One window of Candidatus Hydrogenedentota bacterium genomic DNA carries:
- a CDS encoding Gfo/Idh/MocA family oxidoreductase: protein MQKASNTSSHATDRGRGVSRREFLKSTSAAGAGLLILPSGTFLGANAPSNKLNIAMIGAHGRATAHYQSLADENVVALCDVDENHLAMAAEVFPKAKKYVDWRKCLDQKDLDAVICCTTDFTHAFVSNWALNRDLHVYCEKPLANSVEEARVVRAKYLAKKDKLATQVGMQRHAIENFNRVSELIRDGAVGELQEVHAWGNRQIPKPGYLPAEGNPPKTLHYDLWLGPSPFHPYNPAYFSGQTGANCLSWNMYWDFGSGQVGDMGSHTMDLAWAAIDAGLPTSAEATGDPFNPEVTPVKLMATFEHPANSWRPAIRVTWHQGGSMPESPRKYINLNEIDHGAMFKGSKGYLITDFGSRILVPEGDASDMTQYKPRTKETVFPPLGHFQKEWTNACKGSLKTTCNFDYSGTMIEQLLLGLVAYRVGKKIEYDGAAGKVTNSPEADALLKRSYRKGWKLEG from the coding sequence ATGCAGAAAGCGAGCAATACGAGTTCTCATGCGACCGATCGCGGCCGGGGGGTGTCGCGGCGTGAGTTTCTGAAGTCCACGTCGGCGGCAGGCGCCGGATTGCTGATTCTCCCCAGCGGAACGTTTTTGGGGGCTAATGCGCCCAGTAACAAATTGAATATCGCGATGATCGGGGCGCACGGGCGCGCAACGGCCCATTATCAATCGTTGGCGGATGAAAATGTCGTGGCATTGTGCGATGTGGACGAGAATCACCTCGCGATGGCCGCCGAGGTTTTCCCCAAAGCAAAGAAGTATGTGGATTGGCGGAAATGCCTGGATCAGAAGGACCTTGATGCGGTCATTTGCTGCACGACTGACTTCACGCATGCATTTGTATCGAATTGGGCGTTGAACCGGGATTTGCATGTGTATTGCGAGAAGCCGCTGGCGAACAGCGTCGAGGAGGCGCGCGTGGTCCGCGCGAAGTATCTCGCGAAGAAGGACAAGTTGGCGACGCAGGTTGGAATGCAGCGTCACGCGATTGAGAATTTCAATCGCGTGAGCGAACTGATTCGTGACGGCGCGGTGGGTGAATTGCAGGAAGTGCACGCTTGGGGCAACCGTCAGATACCGAAGCCGGGTTATCTGCCCGCCGAAGGCAATCCACCGAAGACGTTGCACTACGATCTTTGGCTTGGCCCTTCCCCATTCCACCCCTATAACCCCGCCTATTTCTCGGGTCAGACCGGCGCAAATTGCCTGTCCTGGAACATGTATTGGGATTTCGGCAGCGGCCAGGTGGGCGACATGGGCAGCCATACGATGGACCTTGCGTGGGCGGCTATCGATGCGGGTCTGCCGACATCCGCGGAAGCCACCGGCGATCCGTTTAACCCCGAGGTCACGCCGGTGAAGCTGATGGCAACGTTTGAGCATCCCGCGAATTCGTGGCGGCCCGCGATCCGCGTAACCTGGCATCAGGGTGGCTCGATGCCGGAATCGCCGCGGAAATACATCAACTTGAATGAAATCGATCACGGGGCGATGTTCAAAGGCTCGAAAGGCTATCTCATTACCGATTTTGGTAGCCGCATCCTGGTCCCGGAAGGCGATGCCTCCGACATGACGCAGTACAAGCCGCGCACGAAGGAGACCGTCTTCCCGCCGCTGGGGCACTTCCAGAAAGAGTGGACCAATGCGTGCAAGGGGTCGCTGAAGACGACCTGCAATTTCGACTACAGCGGTACAATGATCGAACAACTGCTGCTTGGGCTGGTCGCGTACCGCGTAGGGAAGAAGATCGAGTACGACGGGGCCGCTGGGAAGGTCACCAACAGTCCCGAGGCCGATGCTTTGCTGAAACGGTCCTATCGTAAAGGCTGGAAATTGGAGGGGTGA
- a CDS encoding RNA polymerase sigma factor — MLTPSTAVWPSTHNGTMTEDNDLALVARTKTGDTEAFSELVRRHERVVYNLAYRFMRDPAMAEDMAQEAFVKAYRLLNGFRGDCSFSTWLYRVTCSVCLTELNRRKRRAEVELTLDTVADAAKDPEETSDLPELIRRCVTKLPERYAAIMTLYYLQEVPYEEIAETMNIPMGTLKTWMHRARLQLRKIVEKEIKVHESDTYA; from the coding sequence GTGTTAACACCAAGTACAGCCGTGTGGCCCAGCACGCACAACGGAACCATGACCGAAGACAACGATCTGGCTCTGGTCGCTCGGACCAAGACAGGCGATACCGAGGCATTTTCGGAGTTAGTCCGCCGTCACGAACGGGTAGTCTACAACTTGGCATACCGGTTCATGCGGGACCCCGCCATGGCGGAAGACATGGCTCAGGAAGCCTTCGTCAAAGCGTATCGGCTGCTGAACGGGTTTAGAGGCGATTGCAGCTTTTCGACGTGGCTGTACCGAGTAACGTGCAGTGTCTGTCTAACGGAGTTGAATCGAAGGAAACGTCGAGCGGAAGTCGAACTGACGCTCGATACGGTTGCGGACGCCGCGAAGGATCCCGAGGAAACCTCGGACTTGCCGGAGTTGATTCGCCGGTGCGTGACGAAGTTGCCCGAGCGGTACGCAGCCATCATGACGTTGTATTACCTTCAGGAGGTCCCCTACGAGGAAATAGCGGAGACCATGAATATCCCGATGGGTACCCTGAAGACATGGATGCATCGCGCCCGGCTCCAATTGCGGAAAATAGTCGAGAAGGAGATAAAAGTACATGAATCCGACACGTATGCGTGA
- a CDS encoding polyprenol monophosphomannose synthase: protein MDTGLGVVVVIPTYNECENLAPLTVRVREVLPDVKVLVVDDNSPDGTGEIADTLAAESPEKVAVLHRPEKQGLGAAYAAGYQHAMQLWPDARCFIQMDADFSHDPSLLPSLLEAVKEADLAVGSRYTNGVSVVNWPLSRLIISKLASTYARIVTGLPLTDSTGGFKCYRLEVLRAIDLSQIRSNGYCFQIETSFRAWRKGFRLKDVPIVFYERQRGKSKLNLSIALEGFLIVLQLGAERLFRPSTGCNPRA, encoded by the coding sequence ATGGATACCGGTCTGGGGGTAGTGGTCGTTATTCCGACGTACAACGAGTGCGAGAACCTGGCTCCCCTAACTGTGCGGGTGCGCGAGGTATTGCCGGACGTGAAGGTCCTGGTTGTGGACGACAACTCACCGGATGGAACCGGCGAGATTGCCGATACACTCGCCGCTGAGAGCCCCGAGAAAGTGGCTGTGCTGCATCGTCCTGAAAAGCAGGGACTGGGGGCTGCCTATGCAGCCGGCTATCAACACGCGATGCAACTTTGGCCAGACGCGCGCTGCTTCATTCAGATGGACGCCGATTTCAGCCATGACCCCTCCCTCCTCCCCTCGTTGCTGGAGGCAGTCAAGGAAGCAGACTTGGCCGTCGGCTCGCGATATACGAACGGGGTCAGCGTCGTGAATTGGCCCTTGAGCCGTCTTATTATCAGCAAGTTGGCCAGTACCTACGCCCGCATCGTGACGGGTTTGCCGCTGACGGACAGTACGGGTGGTTTCAAGTGCTACCGGCTGGAAGTCCTGCGTGCAATTGACCTGTCGCAAATCCGGTCGAATGGCTATTGCTTTCAGATCGAGACCAGTTTCCGCGCGTGGCGCAAGGGGTTTCGCCTAAAGGACGTGCCGATCGTGTTCTATGAGCGGCAGCGGGGAAAGTCCAAGCTGAACCTAAGCATCGCGTTGGAGGGTTTCCTTATTGTCCTCCAATTGGGAGCCGAACGCCTGTTTCGCCCATCCACGGGTTGCAATCCTCGAGCGTAG